The following coding sequences lie in one Kribbella sp. NBC_00709 genomic window:
- the cobM gene encoding precorrin-4 C(11)-methyltransferase yields the protein MKVHFIGAGPGAADLITVRGRDLIAASPVCLYAGALVPVELLDHCPPGARKIDTANLNLDEIIAELSAAHTAGHDVARLHSGDPSVFSAMAEQMRRLDALSIPYDVTPGVPAYAAAAATLGRELTVPEVGQTVILTRIGGSASAMPAGEDLATLGASRATLVLHLAVQQIDRVIEELIPNYGPDCPVAVVARASRDDELILRGTLTDIAAQVKSAGIRRTAVIITGKVLSATTFRDSHLYSPDRGR from the coding sequence GTGAAGGTTCACTTCATCGGCGCCGGTCCGGGTGCTGCCGATCTGATCACCGTGCGCGGGCGCGACCTGATCGCCGCGTCGCCGGTCTGCTTGTACGCCGGTGCGCTCGTACCGGTCGAGCTCCTCGACCACTGCCCACCCGGCGCCCGCAAGATCGACACCGCGAACCTGAACCTCGACGAGATCATCGCCGAGCTCTCCGCCGCCCACACCGCCGGCCACGACGTCGCCCGCCTGCACTCCGGCGACCCGTCCGTCTTCAGCGCGATGGCCGAACAGATGCGCCGCCTCGACGCACTGAGCATCCCGTACGACGTGACGCCCGGCGTGCCCGCGTACGCCGCCGCCGCGGCAACCCTCGGCCGCGAACTGACCGTCCCCGAAGTCGGCCAGACCGTCATCCTGACCCGCATCGGCGGCAGCGCGAGCGCGATGCCCGCCGGCGAGGACCTCGCAACCTTGGGCGCCAGCCGCGCAACCCTCGTCCTCCACCTCGCCGTCCAGCAGATCGACCGCGTCATCGAGGAACTCATCCCGAACTACGGCCCCGACTGCCCGGTCGCCGTCGTCGCCCGCGCCTCCCGCGACGACGAACTGATCCTCCGCGGCACCCTCACCGACATCGCCGCCCAGGTGAAGTCGGCCGGCATCCGCCGCACCGCCGTCATCATCACCGGAAAGGTGCTCTCAGCAACAACCTTCCGCGACAGCCACCTGTACTCACCCGACCGCGGCCGATGA
- a CDS encoding HAD-IIA family hydrolase, giving the protein MDGVLVHEERAIPGAGEFIAALQASGKKFLVLTNNSIFTPRDLRARLLAAGIDIPEAAIWTSALATAQFLDDQRPGGTAYVIGEAGLTTALHEIGYVLTERDPDYVVLGETRTYSFEAITKAIRLIADGARFLATNPDPTGPSQEGPLPATGSVAALITRATGIAPYFVGKPNPLMMRSALNRIEAHSETSVMIGDRMDTDIISGLEAGLRSVLVLSGSTGEHEVERFPYRPTRIVESIADVVPLVSQLS; this is encoded by the coding sequence ATGGACGGCGTCCTGGTGCACGAGGAGCGCGCCATCCCGGGAGCCGGCGAGTTCATCGCCGCGCTGCAGGCGTCCGGCAAGAAGTTCCTTGTCCTCACCAACAACTCGATCTTCACGCCGCGCGATCTCCGCGCCCGCCTGCTTGCCGCGGGCATCGACATCCCGGAGGCGGCGATCTGGACCAGCGCGCTCGCCACCGCCCAGTTCCTGGACGACCAGCGCCCGGGCGGGACGGCGTACGTGATCGGCGAGGCCGGCCTGACCACGGCGCTGCACGAGATCGGGTACGTGCTGACCGAGCGCGACCCGGACTACGTCGTCCTCGGCGAGACCCGGACGTACTCGTTCGAGGCGATCACCAAGGCGATCCGGCTGATCGCCGACGGCGCGCGGTTCCTCGCCACCAACCCGGATCCGACCGGCCCGTCGCAGGAGGGCCCGCTGCCCGCGACCGGCTCGGTGGCCGCGCTGATCACCCGGGCCACGGGCATCGCGCCGTACTTCGTCGGCAAGCCGAACCCGCTGATGATGCGCAGCGCGCTGAACCGGATCGAAGCGCACTCCGAGACCAGCGTGATGATCGGCGACCGGATGGACACCGACATCATCAGCGGTCTGGAGGCGGGTCTGCGGAGCGTGCTCGTGCTGTCCGGCTCGACCGGCGAGCACGAGGTCGAGCGATTCCCGTACCGCCCGACCCGCATCGTCGAGTCGATCGCCGACGTCGTACCGCTGGTGAGCCAGCTGTCCTAG
- a CDS encoding pyridoxamine 5'-phosphate oxidase family protein translates to MLSERLAEFWTERHLCVLSTVRADGTVHATPVGATLDVDAGVVRVICSGTSYKARAIRRLGEAAVAVTQVDGRRWSTLEGRAVVSDDPERVRDAERRYAKRYKEPRVNPQRVVIEITITKVLGNG, encoded by the coding sequence GTGTTGAGTGAGCGGCTGGCTGAGTTCTGGACCGAGCGGCATCTGTGCGTACTGAGTACCGTCCGGGCGGACGGGACCGTGCACGCGACGCCGGTCGGGGCGACGCTGGACGTCGACGCGGGGGTCGTGCGGGTGATTTGCTCGGGTACGTCGTACAAGGCGCGGGCGATCCGGCGCCTGGGGGAGGCGGCGGTCGCGGTGACCCAGGTGGACGGTCGGCGGTGGAGCACGCTCGAGGGCCGGGCGGTGGTGAGCGACGACCCGGAGCGGGTCCGCGACGCCGAACGGCGGTACGCCAAGCGCTACAAGGAACCGCGGGTCAATCCGCAGCGGGTGGTCATCGAGATCACGATCACGAAGGTGCTCGGCAATGGCTGA
- a CDS encoding ABC transporter permease produces the protein MNDFVGTGTLVRLALRRDRLLIPIWIVVFMISASGSAKASIDLYSDKNALVEAARTSNASPALVSLYGRIFDESSLGEVSLFKLTAFGALLVGLLAGILVVRHTRTEEENGRLELLSAGVLGRYAALTAALIVSAGTVIVLGLVTALALMGSGLDTKGSLAFGLMWAAAGLAFAGVGAVTAQVTESARAANGLTAMVLGVAYVLRAIGDSSADGSTQWVSWLSPIGWAQQIRAYAGDRFVVLLAPLVFLVVMIAAATALIRRRDLGAGLVRPRPGPPRAAASLRSPLALAWRLHRGSFYAWGFAFLLLGLLVGNIASNVDGFVTSDSAKEMVQKLGGVEGITDAFLATEMGVIGLLASAFGIQAALRLRSEETALRAEPLLATGVTRSRWLASHVLMALLGTGALILVAGLGSGISSGASLGNMGRQVPRMLAASAVQLPAIWLVTALVVILFGFAPKLVTGGWVLYGVFLLIGQFGEIFNLPQWMINLSPYGHTPRLPGGDFSVTPVLWLTAIAAALTLAGFATFRRRDIG, from the coding sequence ATGAACGACTTCGTCGGTACCGGGACGCTGGTGCGGCTCGCGCTGCGCCGGGACCGGTTGCTGATCCCGATCTGGATCGTCGTGTTCATGATCTCGGCGTCCGGATCGGCCAAGGCATCCATCGATCTGTACTCCGACAAGAACGCCCTGGTCGAGGCCGCGCGTACGTCGAACGCGTCGCCGGCGCTGGTCTCGCTGTACGGCCGGATCTTCGACGAGTCCTCACTCGGGGAGGTCTCACTGTTCAAGCTCACCGCGTTCGGTGCGCTCCTGGTCGGGTTGCTGGCCGGCATCCTCGTCGTACGGCACACCCGCACCGAGGAGGAGAACGGTCGCCTCGAGCTGCTCAGCGCCGGCGTGCTCGGCCGGTACGCCGCTCTGACCGCAGCGCTGATCGTCTCCGCTGGGACTGTCATCGTGCTCGGTCTGGTCACGGCGCTCGCGCTGATGGGCAGTGGGCTGGACACGAAGGGCTCGCTCGCCTTCGGGCTGATGTGGGCCGCGGCCGGGCTGGCGTTCGCCGGGGTGGGCGCTGTGACCGCGCAGGTCACCGAGAGCGCCAGGGCCGCTAATGGCCTGACTGCGATGGTCCTCGGCGTGGCGTACGTACTGCGGGCGATCGGTGACTCGTCGGCTGACGGTAGTACCCAATGGGTGTCCTGGCTGTCGCCGATCGGTTGGGCGCAGCAGATCCGTGCGTACGCCGGCGACCGGTTCGTCGTACTGCTGGCTCCGCTGGTGTTCTTGGTCGTGATGATCGCCGCTGCGACGGCCCTGATCCGGCGGCGCGACCTCGGGGCCGGACTGGTCCGACCGCGTCCCGGTCCGCCGCGGGCGGCCGCGTCGCTACGGTCGCCGCTCGCCCTGGCCTGGCGGCTGCACCGGGGCTCGTTCTACGCCTGGGGATTCGCGTTCCTGCTGCTGGGTCTGCTGGTCGGCAACATCGCCAGCAACGTCGACGGGTTCGTCACCAGCGACAGCGCCAAGGAGATGGTGCAGAAGCTCGGCGGTGTGGAGGGCATCACCGACGCGTTCCTGGCGACGGAGATGGGCGTCATCGGTCTGCTCGCATCGGCATTCGGGATCCAGGCAGCACTCCGGCTCCGCTCGGAGGAGACTGCGCTCCGCGCCGAGCCGCTGCTGGCGACCGGCGTGACTCGATCGCGGTGGCTGGCCAGCCACGTGCTGATGGCTCTGCTCGGCACCGGCGCGCTGATCCTGGTCGCCGGGCTCGGCTCCGGGATCTCGAGTGGTGCGTCGCTGGGCAACATGGGTCGCCAGGTGCCGCGCATGCTGGCAGCGTCCGCCGTACAGCTTCCAGCGATCTGGTTGGTGACCGCATTGGTCGTCATCCTGTTCGGCTTCGCACCGAAGCTGGTCACCGGCGGCTGGGTCCTGTACGGCGTGTTCCTGCTGATCGGCCAGTTCGGCGAGATCTTCAACCTGCCGCAGTGGATGATCAACCTCAGCCCGTACGGCCACACCCCGCGCCTGCCCGGCGGCGACTTCTCCGTCACCCCCGTGCTCTGGCTGACCGCGATCGCCGCCGCCCTCACCCTGGCCGGCTTCGCCACCTTCCGCCGACGGGACATCGGCTGA
- a CDS encoding cobalt-precorrin-6A reductase — translation MKVLLLGGTGEARELAKVLVEAGVDAVSSLAGRTTDARLPVGRVRSGGFGGADGLAGWLRAHPVDAVVDATHPFAARMTANAAAAATSVDVPLLVLRRPGWTASPGDHWHWCDAPEDAAARLPSLGSRAFLTIGRQGLDTFENAGIWMLARCVDPPEPRPAWCELILACGPFALSDELAVMRDHTIDVLVTKDSGGPQTSAKLAAARELGLPVLIIRRPPLPAGPETVESVDEAVQWVMRASHSSST, via the coding sequence ATGAAGGTTCTGCTGCTCGGGGGGACCGGGGAGGCGCGCGAACTCGCGAAGGTTCTCGTCGAGGCGGGAGTCGACGCGGTCTCGTCGCTTGCGGGTCGGACGACGGACGCGCGCCTGCCGGTGGGTCGGGTCAGGTCAGGCGGCTTCGGTGGCGCGGACGGTCTCGCTGGGTGGCTCCGCGCGCATCCGGTCGATGCGGTGGTGGACGCGACTCATCCGTTCGCGGCGCGGATGACTGCCAACGCGGCTGCGGCTGCCACCTCAGTCGACGTACCGCTGCTGGTCCTCCGGCGGCCCGGCTGGACTGCGAGCCCAGGTGACCACTGGCATTGGTGTGACGCCCCCGAAGACGCCGCCGCCCGCCTGCCGTCGCTCGGCTCGCGCGCCTTCCTGACCATCGGCCGACAGGGCTTGGACACCTTCGAAAACGCGGGCATCTGGATGCTGGCCCGTTGTGTGGATCCGCCCGAGCCGCGCCCCGCCTGGTGCGAGCTGATCCTGGCCTGTGGCCCGTTCGCGCTCTCCGACGAGCTCGCCGTGATGCGCGACCACACCATCGACGTACTCGTGACCAAAGACAGTGGAGGCCCGCAGACGTCGGCCAAGCTGGCCGCGGCGAGGGAGCTCGGACTGCCCGTCCTGATCATCCGCCGCCCACCACTTCCCGCCGGACCAGAGACGGTCGAGTCCGTCGACGAAGCCGTTCAGTGGGTGATGCGGGCGAGCCACTCGTCCAGCACGTGA
- the cbiE gene encoding precorrin-6y C5,15-methyltransferase (decarboxylating) subunit CbiE, which yields MADLTTVVGVGADGWEGLSRAARTAIEAADVLMGSARQLALIPSLDVVRVAWPSPLSEALPGLLSQYSGRRICVLASGDPTFHGIGTTLVRMLGADAVQVIPHPSSVSLACARLGWPQGQVQVVSLVNKPVDRLHSHLQPGRQLLILSRGAQTPAEVAQLLNARGYGSSDFIVLEQLGGPGERVRRTRASDWSDDVDALNVIAIDCRGPVLSTVPGLPDDAYENDGQLTKREVRAVTLSRLAPVPGQLLWDIGGGAGSIAIEWSRHHVSCRAIAVERDPDRVKRLERNAASLGASVTVVQGAAPAALDGLESPDAVFIGGGATAAGMFDTCWDALKPGGRLVANGVTLETESLIAQWYKSHGGDLVRLEVHRASPIGTMTGWRPAMPVTIWSVTK from the coding sequence ATGGCTGACCTCACTACGGTTGTTGGCGTCGGCGCCGATGGCTGGGAGGGCTTGTCGCGGGCAGCCCGTACAGCCATCGAGGCAGCCGACGTCCTGATGGGCAGCGCCCGTCAGCTCGCGCTCATCCCGTCGCTCGATGTCGTGCGGGTCGCGTGGCCCTCGCCCTTGTCCGAGGCGCTTCCTGGACTGCTCTCGCAGTACTCCGGCCGGCGGATCTGCGTACTCGCGAGCGGCGATCCCACCTTCCACGGCATCGGCACGACGCTGGTACGGATGCTCGGCGCGGACGCCGTACAGGTGATCCCGCATCCGTCGAGCGTGTCGCTGGCCTGTGCGCGCCTCGGCTGGCCGCAGGGGCAGGTGCAGGTTGTCAGCCTGGTGAACAAGCCGGTCGATCGGCTTCATTCACACCTGCAGCCTGGGCGGCAGTTGCTCATCCTCAGCCGGGGTGCCCAGACGCCGGCTGAGGTCGCTCAGCTGCTGAATGCCCGCGGGTACGGCTCGAGTGACTTCATCGTGCTCGAACAGCTCGGTGGACCGGGGGAGCGGGTACGACGGACTCGCGCTTCCGACTGGTCTGACGATGTCGATGCGCTGAACGTGATCGCCATCGACTGCCGAGGGCCCGTCCTGTCCACGGTGCCCGGCCTGCCCGATGACGCCTATGAGAACGACGGTCAGCTCACCAAACGCGAGGTACGCGCGGTCACACTCTCGCGGCTCGCGCCCGTACCCGGGCAACTGCTGTGGGACATCGGCGGCGGCGCGGGCAGCATCGCGATCGAGTGGTCCCGCCATCACGTGTCCTGCCGAGCGATCGCCGTCGAACGCGACCCCGACCGGGTGAAGCGACTGGAACGCAACGCCGCGAGCCTGGGCGCATCGGTGACTGTCGTGCAGGGCGCGGCGCCCGCAGCGCTCGACGGTCTCGAGTCGCCGGACGCGGTCTTCATCGGCGGGGGAGCGACGGCGGCCGGCATGTTCGACACCTGTTGGGACGCCCTCAAGCCCGGCGGCCGACTGGTGGCGAACGGCGTCACGCTGGAAACCGAGTCGCTGATCGCCCAGTGGTACAAGTCTCACGGCGGCGACCTCGTCCGCCTCGAAGTACACCGCGCATCCCCGATCGGCACCATGACCGGCTGGCGCCCCGCCATGCCCGTCACCATCTGGAGCGTCACCAAGTGA
- a CDS encoding SDR family oxidoreductase → MIVVTGATGRLGRAVVERLADGVPTDQLGVSVRDPAKAADLAARGIRVRRGDFDDPDSLANAFEAASQVLIVSGPADPAPHQVAIDAAKAAGVERILYTSHQAANLDSLFTATRGHAATEQDLADSGVAFTALRNGFYASTTTFMLRSALETGELILPEDGPVSWTAHRDLVDAAVLALTEPGRLDGITPALTGPELLDYAEAATIATDLTGRKIIRVTVPDEEWKQAALDRGMPEHLADLTLGIFAAARRGEFAVVDPALPSLLGRPATTLREVLAAELTT, encoded by the coding sequence ATGATCGTCGTCACCGGAGCGACCGGCCGTCTCGGTCGGGCCGTCGTCGAACGCCTCGCCGACGGTGTCCCCACCGACCAGCTCGGCGTCAGCGTCCGTGACCCTGCGAAGGCCGCCGACCTGGCAGCCCGGGGCATTCGGGTACGCCGCGGAGACTTCGACGACCCGGACTCACTCGCGAACGCCTTCGAGGCGGCCAGTCAGGTGCTGATCGTCTCGGGCCCAGCCGACCCGGCGCCTCACCAGGTGGCCATCGACGCGGCCAAGGCGGCCGGGGTCGAGCGCATCCTCTACACCAGCCACCAGGCTGCGAACCTCGACTCGCTCTTCACCGCGACCCGCGGGCATGCCGCCACCGAGCAGGATCTGGCGGATTCCGGCGTCGCCTTCACGGCGCTGCGCAACGGGTTCTACGCGAGTACGACGACCTTCATGCTGCGATCCGCCCTGGAGACCGGGGAGCTGATCCTGCCCGAGGACGGGCCGGTCTCCTGGACCGCGCACCGGGACCTGGTGGACGCGGCCGTGCTCGCACTCACCGAACCCGGCCGCCTGGACGGCATCACGCCCGCCCTGACCGGTCCGGAGCTGCTCGACTATGCCGAGGCTGCCACGATCGCCACGGACCTGACCGGGCGGAAGATCATCCGCGTCACGGTGCCGGACGAGGAGTGGAAGCAGGCGGCGCTCGATCGCGGGATGCCGGAGCACCTGGCCGATCTGACGCTGGGCATCTTCGCGGCGGCCCGGCGCGGCGAGTTCGCGGTCGTAGATCCGGCGCTGCCGTCGCTGCTCGGCCGGCCTGCGACGACTCTTCGCGAGGTGCTCGCCGCGGAGCTCACCACCTGA
- the rpe gene encoding ribulose-phosphate 3-epimerase, with translation MGIQIAPSILAADFARLADEAAAVSNADWLHVDVMDNHFVPNLTLGMPVVESLAKATDIPLDCHLMIEDPDRWAPGYVEAGASSVTFHIEACRAPIRTAREIRAKGARAAMALRPATPIEPYEDLLPELDMILIMTVEPGFGGQKFLDVCVPKIRRTRQLLEKHGLELWIEIDGGVSADTIEQCAEAGADVFVAGSAVYAADDPNAMVENLRGLAEQSTR, from the coding sequence ATGGGGATTCAGATCGCGCCGAGCATCCTGGCCGCCGACTTCGCGCGGCTGGCCGATGAGGCGGCTGCTGTGTCGAACGCGGACTGGCTGCATGTCGACGTGATGGACAACCACTTCGTGCCGAACCTGACCCTCGGCATGCCGGTGGTCGAGTCGCTGGCGAAGGCGACCGACATTCCGCTGGACTGTCATCTGATGATCGAGGACCCGGACCGCTGGGCGCCTGGGTACGTCGAGGCGGGTGCGTCGAGCGTGACGTTCCACATCGAGGCCTGCCGGGCGCCGATCCGGACCGCGCGGGAGATCCGGGCCAAAGGTGCGCGCGCCGCGATGGCACTGCGGCCGGCCACCCCCATCGAGCCGTACGAGGACCTGCTGCCCGAGCTGGACATGATCCTGATCATGACCGTCGAGCCCGGCTTCGGCGGCCAGAAGTTCCTCGACGTGTGCGTACCCAAGATCCGCCGTACCCGCCAGTTGCTCGAGAAGCACGGTCTGGAGCTGTGGATCGAGATCGACGGCGGCGTCTCGGCCGACACCATCGAGCAGTGCGCGGAGGCCGGCGCCGACGTGTTCGTGGCCGGTTCAGCGGTGTACGCCGCCGACGATCCGAACGCGATGGTCGAGAATCTACGCGGTCTCGCCGAGCAGTCCACCCGCTAA
- a CDS encoding polysaccharide deacetylase family protein: MRDLRLPISTALAVGLTAMLGLAVSTEPPATGPPPTANAAAQVSTTTQAASGPKWVYLTFDDGPSARYTAQILKILQAYEVRATFFEVGQNVKRYPALTRRVDQLGHSVQNHSWSHPNLTKVNWPTFKYQVRTTDRYLRAQTGYTPRCLRPPYGATNRAVAQRAAMLGKRLTLWSVDPADWSRPGSSVIVRRVLAKVRSGSVILLHDGGGNRSQTVAALPKILKALKARGYLFYPLWCH; encoded by the coding sequence GTGAGAGATCTTCGGTTGCCGATCTCGACGGCGCTCGCCGTCGGGCTGACAGCGATGCTCGGTCTGGCGGTGAGCACCGAGCCGCCAGCCACTGGGCCGCCACCGACTGCGAACGCGGCTGCACAAGTCAGCACCACCACTCAAGCAGCGTCGGGGCCCAAGTGGGTCTATCTGACCTTCGACGACGGGCCGAGCGCGCGCTATACGGCGCAGATCCTGAAGATCCTTCAGGCCTACGAAGTTCGGGCGACGTTCTTCGAGGTCGGCCAGAACGTCAAGCGGTACCCGGCCCTGACCCGGCGCGTCGATCAACTCGGTCACAGCGTGCAGAACCATTCCTGGTCGCACCCGAACCTCACCAAGGTCAACTGGCCGACGTTCAAATATCAGGTGCGGACCACTGACCGTTACCTCCGGGCACAGACCGGCTACACCCCACGCTGTCTGCGGCCGCCGTACGGCGCGACGAACCGGGCGGTCGCGCAACGAGCAGCCATGCTCGGCAAGCGGCTCACGTTGTGGTCCGTCGACCCGGCCGATTGGAGCCGCCCGGGTAGTTCGGTGATCGTGCGCCGCGTCCTGGCGAAAGTACGGAGTGGCTCGGTGATTCTGCTGCACGACGGCGGCGGCAACCGGAGTCAGACCGTCGCCGCGCTCCCGAAGATCCTCAAGGCGCTCAAAGCCAGGGGGTACCTGTTCTACCCGTTGTGGTGTCACTGA
- a CDS encoding polysaccharide deacetylase family protein, translating to MDVRLTRAGNRMIGLAMMMLVSAVIGTVVVAAAKSPAKPATPEPSAAAPAATPSKTPLPTKYVVLTFDDGPDVEYTPKVLEILARYDAKATFFEVGQNVQKHPELTKRIHDAGHSVENHTWTHADLRKLGAAAFRQQVASTDQVIRAQIGSTPACLRPPYGGVNAAVRQQAKAMGKDLVVWTVDSRDWTKPGTKAIVQRVLKNVHSGSVILMHDGGGNRSETVAALPTILKTLKAQGYGFRTLTC from the coding sequence ATGGATGTCCGCTTGACCCGCGCCGGGAACCGGATGATCGGTCTGGCGATGATGATGCTGGTGAGCGCGGTGATCGGTACGGTCGTGGTCGCGGCCGCGAAGTCGCCGGCCAAACCAGCCACGCCCGAACCGTCCGCGGCGGCGCCGGCGGCCACACCGAGCAAGACTCCGCTGCCCACGAAGTACGTCGTCCTGACCTTCGACGACGGCCCCGATGTCGAGTACACCCCGAAGGTGCTCGAGATCCTGGCCAGGTACGACGCGAAGGCGACCTTCTTCGAGGTCGGCCAGAACGTCCAGAAGCATCCTGAGCTGACCAAGCGCATCCACGACGCCGGCCACAGCGTCGAGAACCACACCTGGACGCACGCTGACCTGCGCAAACTCGGCGCAGCCGCATTCCGGCAGCAGGTCGCGTCGACCGATCAGGTGATCCGGGCCCAGATCGGAAGTACGCCGGCCTGCCTGCGACCGCCGTACGGCGGGGTCAATGCAGCCGTCCGTCAGCAGGCGAAGGCGATGGGGAAGGACCTGGTCGTGTGGACCGTCGACTCGCGGGACTGGACCAAACCCGGCACGAAAGCCATCGTCCAGCGCGTGCTGAAGAACGTGCACAGCGGTTCGGTGATCCTCATGCACGACGGCGGCGGCAACCGCAGTGAGACAGTCGCCGCGCTGCCGACCATCCTCAAGACGCTCAAGGCCCAGGGGTACGGCTTCCGCACCCTGACCTGCTAG
- a CDS encoding TetR/AcrR family transcriptional regulator translates to MEELQPDEMTSGRDQMRAHIVEVAAGLLATGGRDAVSTRAVAAAAGTQAPTIYRLFGDKDGLLAAVLDYGFTTYLADKPPLDPTAEPIADLRAGWELHIGFGLANPPLFLLMYAGIEPGRRPAAAEAGLVILRARIRNIAAAGRLRVDEALAVELVHAAGTGAVLALLAVPAEQRDPRLADTMFDAVVAAITTSEVETRNAGPTTAANALRTQLPDLEMLTDGERHVLDEWLARITH, encoded by the coding sequence GTGGAGGAGCTTCAGCCGGACGAGATGACCAGCGGCCGGGACCAGATGCGGGCGCACATCGTCGAGGTCGCCGCGGGTCTGCTCGCGACCGGCGGGCGCGACGCCGTGTCGACGCGGGCGGTCGCCGCCGCAGCAGGGACGCAGGCGCCGACCATCTACCGGCTGTTCGGCGACAAGGACGGGCTGCTGGCCGCAGTGCTGGACTACGGGTTCACGACCTACCTGGCCGACAAGCCGCCGCTGGATCCGACCGCCGAACCCATCGCGGATCTGCGGGCGGGTTGGGAGCTGCACATCGGGTTCGGGCTCGCGAATCCCCCGTTGTTCCTGCTGATGTACGCCGGTATCGAGCCGGGCCGGCGGCCCGCGGCGGCCGAGGCCGGACTCGTGATCCTGCGGGCCCGGATCCGGAACATCGCGGCGGCCGGGCGACTCCGGGTCGACGAGGCGCTGGCCGTGGAGCTGGTGCACGCGGCCGGGACAGGCGCCGTCCTCGCGCTCCTCGCCGTACCAGCCGAACAGCGGGATCCGCGGTTGGCGGACACGATGTTCGACGCTGTGGTCGCGGCGATCACGACGAGCGAGGTCGAGACACGCAACGCCGGGCCGACGACGGCCGCGAACGCCCTACGGACGCAGCTGCCGGACCTCGAGATGCTGACCGACGGGGAGCGTCACGTGCTGGACGAGTGGCTCGCCCGCATCACCCACTGA
- a CDS encoding MFS transporter: protein MELSGYRELWRARGVMSLLLASLLARLPMLATMVPIAFLAKDAGGSFRWAGVVAGAYSIGTAIAGPVWSRAADRRGPRGILLVTGIAWSVALLAIALLPTGLHRLLPALAVIAGALVPPVMQTLRAAWPRVVQGPALRTAYSVDATAQELLFMVGPMLGATAVSVASPRLGVLLAAAMSAIFIWWYALRQPKPLNRDQHSEVPLTARQLLWHRHRLPLILAFGLWVTSFNGISLGIVAFADEHGQRLIAGIFEAVWAFGSLVGGAVAGALPGRRTSYLWRRAALVAAGMLLCVFATWSSVSLGIALALSGLTLAPAIGALYERLGSLTPDVARTEVFGWMGSAAMGGAAIGAAVSGAVIEGLGVRYVWVLAAVLAGASAVLLLRVPPERRSEPEAGHQPERHSGSESGPELAGGLLGETA, encoded by the coding sequence ATGGAGTTGTCCGGGTACCGAGAGTTGTGGCGCGCGCGCGGCGTGATGTCCTTGCTGTTGGCTTCGCTGCTCGCACGGTTGCCCATGCTCGCCACGATGGTGCCGATCGCGTTCCTCGCGAAGGACGCCGGCGGTTCGTTCCGCTGGGCCGGTGTGGTGGCCGGCGCCTATTCGATCGGTACGGCGATCGCCGGGCCGGTGTGGTCGCGGGCCGCGGATCGACGCGGTCCACGAGGCATCCTGCTGGTGACCGGGATCGCTTGGAGTGTCGCGCTCCTCGCGATCGCGCTGCTTCCGACCGGGCTGCATCGGTTGCTGCCCGCGTTGGCGGTGATCGCCGGTGCGCTCGTGCCTCCGGTGATGCAGACGTTGCGGGCGGCCTGGCCCCGCGTGGTGCAGGGTCCCGCGCTGCGGACGGCGTACTCCGTCGATGCGACGGCGCAGGAGTTGCTCTTCATGGTCGGGCCGATGCTCGGGGCAACCGCCGTCAGCGTGGCCAGTCCACGGCTCGGCGTTCTCCTCGCGGCGGCGATGTCAGCGATCTTCATCTGGTGGTATGCGCTCCGACAACCCAAGCCGCTCAACCGCGATCAGCACAGTGAGGTGCCGCTGACCGCGCGGCAGCTGCTCTGGCATCGGCATCGGTTGCCGTTGATCCTCGCGTTCGGTCTGTGGGTGACCTCGTTCAACGGGATCTCGCTGGGCATCGTCGCGTTCGCGGACGAGCACGGTCAGCGGTTGATCGCCGGGATCTTCGAGGCCGTCTGGGCGTTCGGCAGCCTGGTCGGTGGCGCTGTCGCGGGCGCATTGCCCGGCCGGCGTACGTCGTACCTGTGGCGGCGGGCTGCGTTGGTCGCGGCTGGGATGCTGCTGTGCGTGTTCGCGACCTGGTCGTCGGTGTCGCTGGGCATCGCCTTGGCGCTGTCAGGGCTGACGCTGGCGCCGGCGATCGGCGCGTTGTACGAGCGACTGGGTTCGTTGACGCCGGATGTGGCACGGACCGAGGTGTTCGGGTGGATGGGCAGCGCAGCGATGGGCGGTGCGGCGATCGGGGCAGCGGTTTCGGGCGCGGTGATCGAAGGGCTCGGGGTGCGGTATGTCTGGGTGCTGGCCGCCGTGCTCGCTGGTGCCTCGGCGGTGTTGTTGCTGCGAGTGCCGCCGGAGCGGCGCTCGGAGCCCGAAGCGGGTCACCAGCCGGAGCGGCACAGCGGGTCTGAATCCGGGCCCGAGTTAGCGGGTGGACTGCTCGGCGAGACCGCGTAG